From Brienomyrus brachyistius isolate T26 chromosome 21, BBRACH_0.4, whole genome shotgun sequence, the proteins below share one genomic window:
- the LOC125717041 gene encoding LOW QUALITY PROTEIN: mitochondrial fission factor homolog A-like (The sequence of the model RefSeq protein was modified relative to this genomic sequence to represent the inferred CDS: deleted 1 base in 1 codon), which translates to MTAAAFPSPTVEMAEMNRLHYEMEYTEGINQRMRIPDRLKVAPSTLEHQEGALQEVPHSAMMQVPERIVVAGDDDDDSSHSRPRDLDLIQATPLETLALKTPPRVLTLSDRPLDFMEMERSSAHQQGAETRPQGRSRRERSSSEKGSAHQNGKLCRIGSLSVTPSPQAPLRICPPLVTPEDGPRLNSARGVLSFIQSATRRAFQQLLDALDESRHRRTGHSTADAISDGTPDDLALADATSLRRQIIKLNRRLQLLEEENKERAKREMVIYSITVAFWLVNGWVWFRR; encoded by the exons ATGACAGCTGCAGCGTTCCCGTCTCCCACGGTGGAAATGGCAGAGATGAACCGGCTGCACTACGAGATGGAGTACACTGAGGGTATCAACCAGCGCATGCGCATCCCAGACAGACTCAAAGTGGCCCCATCAACCCTAGAACACCAGGAGGGGGCGCTCCAGGAGGTCCCGCACAGCGCCATGATGCAGGTGCCTGAGAGGATTGTGGTTGCAG GTGACGACGACGACGACAGCTCCCACTCCCGGCCCCGGGACCTCGACCTCATCCAGGCCACACCCCTGGAGACGTTGGCCCTGAAGACTCCGCCCCGGGTCCTGACGCTCAGTGACCGTCCGCTCGACTTCATGGAGATGGAGCGGTCTTCagctcaccagcagggggcggag ACACGTCCTCAAGGCAGGTCACGGCGGGAGAGGTCCTCCAGCGAGAAGGGGTCTGCTCACCAGAATGGCAAGCTGTGCAGGATTGGCTCCCT CAGTGTGACCCCGTCCCCTCAAGCCCCCCTCcgcatctgcccccccctcgTCACACCCGAGGACGGCCCCCGCCTGAACAGCGCCCGCGGGGTGCTGTCCTTCATCCAGTCTGCTACGCGACGCGCTTTCCAGCAGCTCCTGGACGCGCTGGATGAGAGCCGCCACCGCAG GACCGGCCACTCTACCGCTGACGCCATCTCTGACGGTACC CCCGATGACCTCGCCTTGGCCGACGCTACGTCGCTACGGCGACAG ATCATCAAGCTGAACCGGAGGCTCCAGCTtctggaggaggagaacaaggaACGGGCAAAGCGAGAGATGGTGATCTACTCCATCACCGTGGCGTTCTGGCTTGTCAACGGCTGGGTGTGGTTCCGTCGCTAG